In Deinococcus detaillensis, the following are encoded in one genomic region:
- a CDS encoding antitoxin, with the protein MTIGKISVSLEQPLLDFLVQYQESHQVRSKSEVVARAIMLLRDQSLEAQYAQALTEWDESGEAEVWDVAVSDGLEGHDAAR; encoded by the coding sequence ATGACGATAGGCAAGATCAGCGTGAGTCTGGAGCAGCCGCTGCTGGATTTTCTGGTGCAGTATCAGGAGAGCCATCAGGTTCGTTCCAAATCCGAAGTGGTGGCTCGGGCCATCATGTTGCTGCGTGACCAATCCCTCGAAGCTCAGTACGCGCAGGCGTTGACCGAGTGGGATGAGAGTGGCGAAGCGGAAGTCTGGGACGTGGCTGTAAGCGACGGACTCGAGGGCCACGATGCGGCGCGGTGA
- a CDS encoding type II toxin-antitoxin system PemK/MazF family toxin → MRRGDIYVADLGAARSGGANKHRPVVIVSADSLNRTVARLGAGAVTIVPLTSNVTRVYDFQVLLLAEETGLEQDSKAQAEQIRTISFARLSKAPVGQVPATLLGRLDAALRLHLAL, encoded by the coding sequence ATGCGGCGCGGTGACATTTATGTCGCCGATCTTGGTGCGGCCCGGTCTGGTGGAGCGAACAAACACCGTCCGGTGGTCATCGTCAGTGCCGACAGCCTCAACCGCACGGTGGCCCGGCTCGGTGCAGGAGCGGTGACCATCGTGCCACTGACCAGCAACGTCACCCGCGTCTACGACTTTCAGGTGCTGCTCCTAGCAGAGGAGACGGGCCTTGAGCAGGACAGCAAAGCCCAGGCCGAGCAGATTCGCACGATTAGCTTTGCTCGTCTGAGCAAAGCGCCAGTGGGTCAGGTGCCTGCCACCTTGCTGGGCCGTCTGGACGCCGCACTCCGACTGCATCTGGCGCTGTGA